From the Musa acuminata AAA Group cultivar baxijiao chromosome BXJ3-7, Cavendish_Baxijiao_AAA, whole genome shotgun sequence genome, one window contains:
- the LOC103991395 gene encoding probable protein kinase At2g41970 yields the protein MLCCGGVEEEFFGPPASQHAAPPNRAAPGQGRDPRGPGTMKSGAPAKVLPIEIPAIPLAELNRLTSNFGQKALVGEGSYGQVYQATLSTGEPVAIKKLDPSASNDPDSDFAAQLSMVSRLKNDFFLELLGYCLEANNRILVYQFAAKGSLHDTLHGRKGVQGAEPGPLLNWSQRVKIAYGAARGLEYLHEKVQPPIVHRDVRSSNVLLFDDYASKIADFNLTNQSPDTAARLHSTRVLGTFGYHAPEYAMTGQLTQKSDVYSFGVILLELLTGRKPVDHTMPKGQQSLVTWATPRLSEDKVKQCVDPKLENDFPPKAVAKLAAVAALCVQYEADFRPNMTIVVKALQPLLNTKPGQDNHQ from the exons ATGCTGTGCTGTGGAGGTGTAGAGGAGGAGTTCTTCGGTCCACCGGCTAGCCAACATGCGGCGCCCCCAAACCGGGCTGCTCCTG GTCAAGGCAGAGATCCAAGGGGACCTGGTACAATGAAAAGTGGGGCACCTGCAAAGGTGCTGCCGATCGAAATACCAGCCATACCATTGGCTGAGCTGAATCGACTGACCAGTAATTTTGGTCAGAAGGCTTTGGTCGGAGAAGGATCTTATGGACAAGTCTACCAAGCAACTCTGAGTACAGGAGAACCTGTTGCGATAAAGAAGCTGGATCCTAGTGCCTCAAATGATCCTGATTCTGATTTTGCTGCTCAG TTATCGATGGTCTCCAGACTTAAGAATGATTTTTTTCTTGAGTTGTTGGGATACTGTTTGGAAGCAAATAACAGGATATTGGTGTATCAGTTTGCTGCAAAAGGATCTTTACATGACACTTTGCATG GGAGGAAAGGTGTGCAAGGTGCTGAACCTGGTCCACTCCTTAACTGGAGCCAAAGAGTGAAGATTGCTTATGGTGCAGCAAGAGGCCTCGAGTATCTTCATGAGAAAGTGCAGCCTCCGATTGTTCATCGGGATGTCAGATCCAGCAATGTTCTTCTCTTTGATGATTATGCTTCCAAGATTGCGGATTTTAATCTGACAAACCAGTCTCCTGATACGGCGGCTCGTCTGCATTCTACTCGAGTGTTGGGGACTTTTGGCTATCATGCTCCTGA GTATGCCATGACCGGGCAGCTGACACAGAAGAGTGATGTTTATAGTTTTGGCGTCATCCTTCTGGAGCTGCTAACGGGGAGAAAACCTGTAGATCACACCATGCCAAAGGGACAACAGAGTCTTGTCACTTGG GCGACTCCAAGGTTGAGCGAAGACAAGGTTAAGCAGTGCGTGGACCCGAAGCTGGAGAACGATTTCCCCCCCAAAGCCGTCGCCAAG CTGGCCGCAGTAGCAGCGTTGTGCGTGCAGTACGAGGCAGACTTCCGTCCGAACATGACGATCGTGGTGAAGGCACTTCAGCCACTTCTCAACACAAAACCAGGGCAGGACAACCATCAGTGA
- the LOC103991821 gene encoding leucine-rich repeat extensin-like protein 3 isoform X2, translated as MASPTSSSSSASAAPSSAPDPPAAAAAHPLPRPSFVSPPLRPPPLFSPQPLLGKPLNPPPPPPPQGFLYHHRSFPPRPASRPPPAAADQAVSVASPAGYIRNTTPTAVMTFAAVTQARPFVYGTSDQMVAQVHVPIHHVRPPPAPSAQQSATPLVVPRPAVAAAGPPQSIPVAALPKVRVLDGCTPSLYSLCRSWVRNGQSHEIQSNFGDAEKLLPRPLPASMIDSQVMKQHENDAEAEVIEEEEPVGSVEELSERDLLEIHIKHAKSVRARLRKERLRRIERCKQRLALLLPPPSELGRNETAP; from the exons ATGGCGTcccccacctcctcctcctcctccgcctccgccgccccCTCCTCGGCCCCGGACCCCCCCGCCGCGGCCGCCGCCCATCCCCTCCCGAGGCCGTCCTTCGTCTCCCCGCCTCTCCGCCCCCCGCCGCTCTTCTCCCCCCAGCCCCTCCTCGGAAAACCCCTAAACCCTCCCCCTCCCCCGCCACCTCAGGGCTTCCTCTACCACCACCGCTCCTTCCCGCCGAGGCCCGCTTCCCGGCCTCCCCCGGCCGCCGCCGATCAGGCCGTCTCGGTGGCCAGTCCGGCCGGGTACATCCGTAACACGACCCCCACCGCCGTCATGACCTTTGCTGCCGTCACCCAGGCCAGGCCCTTCGTGTACGGCACTTCCGATCAGATGGTCGCGCAGGTGCACGTGCCGATCCACCACGTGAGGCCGCCTCCCGCGCCTTCAGCTCAGCAGTCCGCGACGCCTCTTGTGGTCCCGAGGCCCGCCGTCGCCGCCGCTGGCCCTCCACAGAGCATTCCAGTAGCCGCCCTACCAAag GTTAGAGTACTGGATGGATGCACGCCCTCTCTCTATTCTCTTTGTAGATCATGGGTGCGGAACGGTCAGTCTCATGAAATTCAG TCAAACTTTGGGGATGCCGAGAAGCTCCTTCCAAGACCTCTGCCTGCATCTATGATTGATTCTCAAGTGATGAAACAACATGAAAATGATGCTGAAGCTGAAGTTATCGAGGAAGAAGAG CCTGtaggttctgttgaggagttatcTGAACGTGATTTGCTAGAAATACATATAAAGCATGCAAAAAGTGTTCGGGCACG ATTGCGAAAGGAACGTCTTCGGAGGATTGAACGGTGCAAACAGAGACTCGCCCTACTCCTACCTCCCCCAAGTGAGCTTGGCCGAAATGAGACTGCTCCATGA
- the LOC103991821 gene encoding vegetative cell wall protein gp1 isoform X1, whose translation MASPTSSSSSASAAPSSAPDPPAAAAAHPLPRPSFVSPPLRPPPLFSPQPLLGKPLNPPPPPPPQGFLYHHRSFPPRPASRPPPAAADQAVSVASPAGYIRNTTPTAVMTFAAVTQARPFVYGTSDQMVAQVHVPIHHVRPPPAPSAQQSATPLVVPRPAVAAAGPPQSIPVAALPKVTLLPSVSSTQENKNVKERDKIREDDIFMINDRKVRVLDGCTPSLYSLCRSWVRNGQSHEIQSNFGDAEKLLPRPLPASMIDSQVMKQHENDAEAEVIEEEEPVGSVEELSERDLLEIHIKHAKSVRARLRKERLRRIERCKQRLALLLPPPSELGRNETAP comes from the exons ATGGCGTcccccacctcctcctcctcctccgcctccgccgccccCTCCTCGGCCCCGGACCCCCCCGCCGCGGCCGCCGCCCATCCCCTCCCGAGGCCGTCCTTCGTCTCCCCGCCTCTCCGCCCCCCGCCGCTCTTCTCCCCCCAGCCCCTCCTCGGAAAACCCCTAAACCCTCCCCCTCCCCCGCCACCTCAGGGCTTCCTCTACCACCACCGCTCCTTCCCGCCGAGGCCCGCTTCCCGGCCTCCCCCGGCCGCCGCCGATCAGGCCGTCTCGGTGGCCAGTCCGGCCGGGTACATCCGTAACACGACCCCCACCGCCGTCATGACCTTTGCTGCCGTCACCCAGGCCAGGCCCTTCGTGTACGGCACTTCCGATCAGATGGTCGCGCAGGTGCACGTGCCGATCCACCACGTGAGGCCGCCTCCCGCGCCTTCAGCTCAGCAGTCCGCGACGCCTCTTGTGGTCCCGAGGCCCGCCGTCGCCGCCGCTGGCCCTCCACAGAGCATTCCAGTAGCCGCCCTACCAAag GTAACGCTACTCCCATCAGTATCCTCAACGCAAGAAAACAAAAATGTTAAGGAGAG GGACAAGATTAGGGAAGATGATATTTTCATGATTAACGATCGAAAA GTTAGAGTACTGGATGGATGCACGCCCTCTCTCTATTCTCTTTGTAGATCATGGGTGCGGAACGGTCAGTCTCATGAAATTCAG TCAAACTTTGGGGATGCCGAGAAGCTCCTTCCAAGACCTCTGCCTGCATCTATGATTGATTCTCAAGTGATGAAACAACATGAAAATGATGCTGAAGCTGAAGTTATCGAGGAAGAAGAG CCTGtaggttctgttgaggagttatcTGAACGTGATTTGCTAGAAATACATATAAAGCATGCAAAAAGTGTTCGGGCACG ATTGCGAAAGGAACGTCTTCGGAGGATTGAACGGTGCAAACAGAGACTCGCCCTACTCCTACCTCCCCCAAGTGAGCTTGGCCGAAATGAGACTGCTCCATGA